From the Papaver somniferum cultivar HN1 chromosome 2, ASM357369v1, whole genome shotgun sequence genome, the window TGAAGGAACGTGTCGCCATTAGAAACCACTTGACGGCTTTCTCAAAATTATGCAGAAATAGCATGGTCCCCAAATACTTGATTCTTGATAGCATTTCCCAAGTTTCAATCCAGTCAAAAAGTGGCCCGAAAACACTGGACACAGTCGCCTTAAGGACTGGGACATTTTTGTACAAATCATAAAACCCAATTACGACCGTGACAACTGAGATCAACACATATAATGCTCTTGCCACGAGGCACATCCATGGACGATAAAGGTGGCAAAATAGAGGATATGATTGCAAAAAGATAACCCAAGATGGAAGCCCTGATTCAAGCAGTGTAAGTAACCGTACATCGCTCATGATTATCTGCCTTAGTTTAAATGGGAGGTCATGGTCATTAAACCTGAACAATATCAAAACATCTCTGTGTTGGGTAGCTTCAACTGTGGTTTCTGCGCGGCtactagaagaagatgaagccacTGAAATTTTTGGTAAGTCTATACTTTCATTCTGGACCCCAAGAGGAAACTTATCGACTCCATCTTCATAAGGTATGggtttcattatttttcttctcttgtaAGGTCCAGTGGGGGGAGGTGGTGTTTGTAGTGTCGATTCTCTGCATTCTACGCGTGCAGGGTACACACCAAACTCACTTCTCAAGCCACCAGGAGATGATGAATCTTCGACAGATCCATTCTTTGTACAATTTATTGCAAAATCACCATTACAGTCAGGAGTTGAGAAATTTTCTTGAGCGTCATGGAACACCTCCCCTACAAAGTTTCAAACAAAGTATTATAAAATATGATTTGGCATTTGAAGCAGGAATCCATTAGACAGACCTCGAGTGAATAGGCACCAAAATATTTCACTAATAAAGTTAAAGAGTTATATTAAAACTCCTCACTTTTGAAGAAAAATACAAACTCATCTCGCACTAAAACTAGTTAAAAATGCTCAATCTTCGCCAAAACACTATTTATGAAAAAAATGAACGAAGTTGGCAGaagaatatctcaatgattggaGAGTGGATGGTCTAAGGATTTCAAAACCCTCGACTCCGCCTGAATAGAAGATTTTACAAATTTATTCTTGGCCATAGAAGGTTTACTCTAATCTGGTAAAGAAAAATGAGACATGAAATGCATACCTAGAGGTGAGTCCAGGTAGGCCTGCAACCATACCAATTCAAAGTGTGTTCCCGAGAACCATGAACGGATGCAATTTGAGGCCTGCTCAATGCTGTCAAATTCCCATCTCTTCATGAGCTTAGCCTCTAATGCAAGTGATGTATCTGTCTGCAGGTGCATACAGAACATGAATAAGCAAACAATTCCACAAATATAGCAAAATCAAATCGCAGCATGCACATTAGAGGCTGACAATACCTGAAGCTCGTTTAAATAGTTCATACCACGAACATCATTCCAGTCGACTTCAAATACAATGAAACCATATAAGGTTCGGTGCAGTTCATTATTCAACAACTTAGCATTTCTCAAGTTTTTTACCGGTAGCAAGGATTCCTTTTGAGACAAAGCTGCAGCACTAATCAAAGCGAACCATTTTTCAAATTTTCTAATGTCACTGATGTT encodes:
- the LOC113348543 gene encoding uncharacterized protein LOC113348543; this encodes MGTGGNGQHFFPLTSLQIGDLQSYLSRLCLFLATESNRLYILVDNRPWLNHLDSRPAHLWQLMVTKSRLSPFANTRGQKERKGFKFKKNINFKGISRSNISDIRKFEKWFALISAAALSQKESLLPVKNLRNAKLLNNELHRTLYGFIVFEVDWNDVRGMNYLNELQTDTSLALEAKLMKRWEFDSIEQASNCIRSWFSGTHFELVWLQAYLDSPLGEVFHDAQENFSTPDCNGDFAINCTKNGSVEDSSSPGGLRSEFGVYPARVECRESTLQTPPPPTGPYKRRKIMKPIPYEDGVDKFPLGVQNESIDLPKISVASSSSSSRAETTVEATQHRDVLILFRFNDHDLPFKLRQIIMSDVRLLTLLESGLPSWVIFLQSYPLFCHLYRPWMCLVARALYVLISVVTVVIGFYDLYKNVPVLKATVSSVFGPLFDWIETWEMLSRIKYLGTMLFLHNFEKAVKWFLMATRSFKSFFSVLTQPFAGPVMELVEIFLPFWNGCFQAVESFLTVIWVLIDSTCGLVMKIIQLLLSPVWFILGVIGSIVSAIVYPIIWAIQEILYTPIRLLLVLASFVAYIFSCMIEFVREIWLFASSIFQLKSAAEAGTYEISLWRSLWNDLFSQVFRAIRSIINGFVAFFVACNRHRLSIYNHMQEFFFRLSCLAGRNQTRNFNYRRRYGAQDQMQSRRKTQGRHPEQTPEKPDLKRCASSHMQHSLDYRTPSRTLTL